One window of Mycoplasma parvum str. Indiana genomic DNA carries:
- a CDS encoding MIP family Ig-specific serine endopeptidase yields MPVNFPNLLKFLFVSVGGASGIGYSGHEVYRFVNNSNLPNRKADLSNYLSPEIDKDYSSFATQPNTDISTIIAENISENSLSNNQKDDSQSFLTPKESSSSLDSELNTENKEKEVLKLTGIKAVSQNKQTISVQPKKLMPQTIIENNVGDWVGPNGSGNKVYSNRTTNPILNKQKISDQERKHMEESKNEIYYWDYRNNLVSSGDIDLIKNTNQLKEDAKIYKMIKDHTVKLSTPCSTGTGWFLDFELPIDENKYPTKWFVATNLHVINEIRFAESEYNISLPITNSTLSEYLKKNEKWGKKCVEFLSKEIPILDLLSEEDITEAPNSEKSSWYRSREDDYYKNHPIYIQMNENAGNKSPVRSPKIYQAHINNPKLVYAAINFAGVKKDLDNDKETMDYFKDFGVIEVNFESGEVAKKVTNKLFEKYYKNKVFENSGAQVPEKSINFFAPELMSKYSAEELNKNEDHFFIGGYPTGVNRYGEISFSMNQKYKKKYDKNYVGSITPTHSKLTYFKEINDHENWTGYNLTNQHGDVIKGHSGSEKHKQHHKQTQLFWNGKSLFTWGYDYVLDNTFLGGGASGSMVLDKDGALLGLYTRYTGSFINYGIVEPIRGSQVKDDKGRVIIPNFDLIAGKGGDISSYRTQLEKYGKIKTYLSQKENWIINPK; encoded by the coding sequence TTGCCAGTTAATTTTCCAAATCTTTTAAAATTTCTTTTCGTTTCAGTTGGTGGAGCTAGTGGGATTGGTTATTCTGGGCATGAAGTCTATAGATTTGTTAATAATTCAAACTTGCCCAACAGAAAAGCAGATTTATCAAATTATCTTTCTCCTGAAATTGATAAAGATTATTCATCTTTTGCGACTCAGCCAAATACTGATATATCAACAATTATTGCAGAAAATATATCTGAAAATTCTTTATCAAATAATCAAAAAGACGATTCTCAATCTTTTTTAACTCCTAAAGAAAGCTCATCTTCTTTAGATTCAGAACTTAATACTGAAAACAAAGAAAAGGAAGTTTTAAAACTTACTGGAATTAAGGCTGTTTCTCAGAACAAACAAACAATTTCAGTTCAACCTAAAAAATTAATGCCTCAAACTATTATTGAAAATAATGTAGGTGATTGAGTCGGGCCTAATGGCTCAGGAAACAAAGTTTATAGCAATAGAACGACAAACCCTATATTAAATAAACAAAAAATTTCCGATCAAGAAAGAAAGCATATGGAAGAAAGTAAAAATGAAATTTATTACTGAGATTACAGGAATAATTTAGTTAGTTCAGGAGATATTGATTTAATAAAAAATACAAATCAATTAAAAGAAGATGCAAAAATCTATAAGATGATTAAAGATCATACTGTTAAATTATCTACACCTTGTTCAACAGGAACAGGTTGATTCTTAGATTTTGAATTACCTATAGATGAGAATAAATACCCTACAAAGTGATTTGTTGCTACCAATTTACATGTAATTAATGAAATTAGATTCGCCGAAAGTGAATATAACATTTCTCTGCCAATCACTAATTCAACTTTAAGTGAATACTTAAAAAAGAATGAAAAATGAGGTAAAAAATGTGTTGAATTCTTAAGTAAAGAAATTCCTATTTTAGATCTTTTATCTGAGGAAGATATAACTGAAGCTCCTAATTCAGAAAAATCTTCATGATATCGTTCTAGGGAAGATGATTACTATAAAAATCATCCTATATATATACAAATGAATGAAAATGCAGGAAATAAATCTCCTGTAAGATCTCCAAAAATTTATCAAGCTCATATTAATAATCCTAAATTGGTTTATGCAGCAATAAATTTTGCTGGAGTTAAAAAAGATCTTGATAATGATAAAGAAACAATGGATTATTTTAAGGATTTTGGAGTGATTGAAGTTAATTTTGAAAGCGGAGAAGTAGCTAAAAAAGTTACAAATAAATTATTTGAGAAGTACTACAAAAATAAAGTATTTGAAAATTCAGGAGCTCAAGTTCCAGAAAAATCAATTAACTTTTTTGCTCCTGAACTAATGAGCAAATATAGCGCTGAAGAACTAAATAAAAATGAAGATCATTTCTTTATTGGCGGATATCCTACAGGAGTTAATAGATATGGAGAAATATCTTTTTCTATGAATCAAAAATACAAAAAGAAATATGATAAGAACTATGTAGGAAGTATAACTCCCACTCACAGTAAACTAACTTACTTTAAGGAAATCAACGATCATGAGAATTGAACAGGATACAATTTAACCAATCAACACGGTGATGTTATTAAAGGACACTCTGGTTCAGAAAAGCATAAACAACACCATAAACAAACACAATTATTCTGAAATGGTAAATCTTTGTTTACTTGAGGTTATGACTATGTATTAGACAATACTTTTTTAGGTGGTGGAGCTTCTGGAAGTATGGTATTGGATAAAGATGGCGCTCTTTTAGGTCTTTATACTAGATATACAGGAAGTTTTATTAATTATGGTATTGTTGAACCTATAAGAGGAAGTCAAGTTAAGGATGACAAAGGTAGAGTAATTATTCCTAATTTTGACTTAATTGCTGGTAAAGGAGGAGATATTTCTTCTTATAGAACTCAATTGGAAAAATATGGAAAAAT
- a CDS encoding PIN domain-containing protein yields the protein MTNFMARKNYLRKIIVFDRKDGDNFRKKIFSEYKANRDLRKVDESFYYWIEYSKNKLNNLGFEIYIPENGYEGDDQIGTIAKKFSEKFFLCWNFYYW from the coding sequence ATTACAAATTTTATGGCAAGAAAAAATTATTTAAGAAAAATAATTGTTTTTGACAGAAAAGATGGAGATAATTTTAGGAAGAAAATATTTTCGGAATATAAGGCTAATAGGGATTTAAGAAAAGTAGATGAAAGTTTTTATTATTGAATTGAATATTCCAAAAATAAACTCAATAATTTAGGTTTTGAAATATATATTCCTGAAAATGGATATGAAGGAGATGACCAAATAGGAACTATTGCTAAGAAATTTTCTGAAAAATTTTTTTTATGTTGAAATTTTTACTATTGATAA
- a CDS encoding 5'-3' exonuclease H3TH domain-containing protein, with translation MPHQIPLFKALAGDSSDNYPGIPNVGEKRAVALIKQFGSEDNFLKNYQNIKDSKIKISISENIEKLKLYLEIAKIRTDLSFSL, from the coding sequence TTGCCCCATCAAATTCCATTATTTAAAGCTTTAGCTGGAGATTCTTCAGATAATTATCCTGGAATTCCTAATGTTGGTGAAAAAAGAGCCGTAGCTTTAATAAAGCAATTTGGAAGTGAAGATAATTTTTTAAAAAATTATCAAAATATAAAAGATTCAAAAATAAAAATTTCTATTTCAGAAAATATAGAAAAACTGAAGTTGTATCTTGAAATAGCCAAAATTAGAACAGATTTATCTTTTTCTTTATAG
- a CDS encoding restriction endonuclease subunit S: protein MSQWELTTLDKLGKISSGKSYCRKYEFNPKLHEESISFVGVKEVGQSRLHILKCNRYYFLNKLSLMNNKLFSKNTVCISIYGSYPGDAALLKNDSFLSNCVFAFSSYKNISNPQFIKYCLELSEKTFSSISATTIIKKALPIYKLLSVKFPCPPHDIQQKIGDILSAYDELIENSEQQIEVLQNIRTSIFKEWFINLRFPDSNLVAYWPERRFPSDWRYQKLEEVAKIEVGKESANNAVKNGRYPFFTNSTKDKLARTNKYSYDTSATLINFGGSDFRARFYRGKFEASDFSYIVLSKDKNLIFLIFEAIMFILPQIYKCSVNYKKLKKQQLEGIKIIIPDSKTLEKFNSICENIQLKIESLSIGIEKLERMKKDLHKMIFSQKIEIF from the coding sequence ATGTCTCAGTGGGAATTAACGACTTTAGATAAGTTGGGAAAAATATCATCTGGAAAGTCATATTGCAGAAAATATGAATTTAATCCTAAGTTACACGAAGAATCTATTTCTTTCGTTGGAGTTAAAGAAGTTGGTCAAAGTAGATTGCATATTTTGAAGTGTAATAGATATTATTTTTTAAACAAACTTTCCTTAATGAATAACAAATTATTTTCAAAAAATACAGTTTGTATTTCTATTTATGGAAGTTATCCTGGGGATGCAGCATTATTAAAAAACGATTCTTTTTTATCTAATTGCGTTTTTGCCTTTTCTTCTTATAAAAATATTTCTAATCCCCAATTTATTAAGTATTGTTTGGAATTATCAGAAAAAACATTTTCATCTATTTCCGCGACAACTATTATCAAAAAGGCTTTACCTATTTACAAATTACTTTCTGTCAAATTTCCTTGCCCCCCCCACGATATTCAACAAAAAATAGGAGATATCCTTTCTGCTTATGATGAGCTAATAGAAAATAGTGAACAACAAATAGAAGTGCTTCAAAATATTAGAACTTCTATTTTTAAGGAGTGATTCATTAATTTAAGATTTCCTGACAGTAATTTAGTAGCTTATTGACCAGAGAGAAGATTTCCTAGTGATTGGAGATATCAAAAACTTGAGGAAGTTGCAAAAATTGAAGTGGGAAAAGAATCTGCTAATAATGCAGTAAAAAATGGAAGATATCCGTTTTTTACTAATTCCACTAAAGATAAATTAGCGAGGACAAACAAATATTCTTATGACACTTCCGCAACTTTAATTAATTTTGGAGGAAGCGATTTTAGAGCCAGATTTTATAGAGGTAAATTTGAGGCAAGTGATTTTTCTTATATTGTCTTATCTAAAGACAAAAATTTAATTTTTTTAATTTTTGAAGCCATAATGTTTATACTCCCACAAATATATAAATGCAGCGTAAACTATAAAAAATTAAAAAAACAACAATTAGAAGGAATAAAAATCATAATTCCTGATAGCAAAACATTAGAAAAATTCAACAGTATTTGTGAAAATATTCAGCTTAAGATTGAAAGCTTAAGCATAGGAATTGAAAAACTTGAAAGAATGAAAAAAGATTTACACAAAATGATTTTTAGTCAAAAAATAGAAATTTTTTAA
- a CDS encoding type I restriction-modification system subunit M N-terminal domain-containing protein — translation MSTLEQRLWKACDNLRANSSLKESEFCMPVLGIIFLKYMDTRFKKAKQKINQECLEREGIVLPEEEDDYKRLGVIMLPQEAQYSWILSLPEDISSKELKDINGQPLNSLGEVLDNSMMLIESKTQKLSRILYREYNRMPDKLLKGLLEIFDHEDITWEDDRLGENLWIFSWTICFLCEGWRRYLFHPSLTSKYDC, via the coding sequence ATGTCAACTTTAGAGCAAAGATTATGAAAAGCTTGTGACAATTTAAGAGCTAATTCTAGCCTTAAAGAAAGTGAATTTTGTATGCCTGTTTTGGGAATTATATTCCTTAAATATATGGATACAAGATTCAAAAAAGCCAAGCAAAAAATTAATCAAGAGTGTTTAGAAAGAGAAGGAATAGTGCTTCCCGAGGAGGAAGATGATTATAAAAGATTAGGAGTAATTATGCTCCCCCAAGAAGCACAATATAGTTGAATTCTTTCTCTACCTGAAGATATTTCTTCTAAGGAATTAAAAGACATAAATGGTCAGCCCTTAAATAGCTTAGGAGAGGTTTTAGATAATTCTATGATGCTAATAGAGTCTAAAACTCAAAAATTAAGTAGGATTCTCTACAGGGAATATAATCGAATGCCCGATAAATTACTTAAAGGATTATTAGAAATTTTTGATCATGAAGATATCACCTGAGAGGATGACAGATTGGGGGAGAATTTATGAATATTTTCTTGAACAATTTGCTTCTTATGTGAAGGGTGAAGAAGGTATCTTTTTCACCCCTCCCTCACTAGTAAATATGATTGTTAA
- a CDS encoding HsdM family class I SAM-dependent methyltransferase produces the protein MTDWGRIYEYFLEQFASYVKGEEGIFFTPPSLVNMIVNILEPAKGTVLDPACGSGGMFIAIKQYMDKHNLNCNENITFWGHEKVDHNARLCLMNIFIHHLGSGKIAGGDDANTYYGDYWGLNGKCDYVLANPPFNIARVNAKAAEDAGRLPFGTPQVSKLEIKNANFLWISYFYSYLNDTGKAGFVMPSITMSGTVDKEIRSKVVETKHIDLLINVAPKFFKNKFKGDCCLWFFNKKKPKEYENKVLFIDSSNYFVPVDAGHNTWNEWQSKNLISIVWLYRGQIERYKELINEYREQLKNYANKFSILVEQDNYLKAFKDKKEQLIKDSEFELSSTINRKEKMKLKQEWEEKHNDFDNAITIAKEFNWIYSKFGEGEYKDIPGFCKVAEIEEIRENDYSLVPGVYVGLEEEELEDQETFFKRMENMHQELDELEKEATELMSRIRKNKSLWMKSS, from the coding sequence ATGACAGATTGGGGGAGAATTTATGAATATTTTCTTGAACAATTTGCTTCTTATGTGAAGGGTGAAGAAGGTATCTTTTTCACCCCTCCCTCACTAGTAAATATGATTGTTAACATCTTAGAGCCCGCAAAAGGAACGGTTTTAGATCCAGCCTGTGGAAGTGGTGGTATGTTCATTGCAATTAAACAATATATGGATAAACATAACTTAAATTGCAATGAAAATATAACATTTTGGGGTCACGAAAAAGTAGATCATAATGCTAGATTATGTTTAATGAATATTTTTATTCATCACTTAGGTAGCGGGAAGATAGCTGGGGGAGATGATGCTAATACTTATTATGGCGATTACTGAGGATTGAATGGTAAATGTGATTATGTTTTAGCTAATCCTCCCTTTAATATTGCTAGAGTTAATGCTAAGGCTGCTGAAGATGCCGGAAGATTACCCTTTGGAACTCCCCAAGTCAGCAAATTAGAAATAAAAAATGCTAACTTCCTATGAATTTCTTATTTCTATTCTTATTTAAATGACACTGGTAAAGCTGGATTTGTAATGCCATCCATTACTATGAGTGGTACTGTAGATAAGGAAATAAGAAGTAAAGTAGTAGAAACAAAACATATAGATTTATTAATTAATGTTGCTCCTAAATTTTTTAAGAACAAATTTAAGGGAGACTGTTGTTTATGATTTTTCAATAAGAAGAAACCAAAAGAATATGAAAATAAAGTATTATTTATAGATTCTTCAAATTATTTTGTTCCTGTAGATGCAGGACATAATACTTGAAATGAATGACAATCTAAAAATTTAATTTCTATTGTTTGGTTGTATAGAGGACAAATAGAAAGATATAAAGAATTGATAAATGAGTATAGAGAACAATTGAAAAATTATGCAAATAAATTTTCAATATTAGTTGAACAAGATAATTATTTGAAAGCTTTCAAAGATAAAAAAGAACAACTAATAAAAGATAGTGAATTTGAACTTTCAAGTACTATTAATAGAAAAGAAAAAATGAAATTAAAGCAAGAGTGAGAGGAAAAACATAATGATTTTGATAATGCAATTACTATTGCAAAAGAATTTAATTGAATTTATTCCAAATTTGGCGAGGGAGAATATAAAGATATTCCTGGTTTTTGTAAAGTAGCTGAAATTGAAGAAATTAGAGAAAATGATTATTCACTAGTTCCTGGCGTTTATGTAGGTCTTGAAGAAGAAGAACTAGAAGATCAAGAAACTTTCTTTAAAAGGATGGAAAACATGCATCAAGAATTAGATGAACTAGAAAAAGAAGCTACAGAATTAATGAGTCGAATTAGAAAAAATAAATCTTTATGAATGAAAAGCAGTTAA
- a CDS encoding restriction endonuclease subunit S, with amino-acid sequence MSLPKNEWKLTTLDKLGKISSGKPYSRKYEFHPKLHKESISFVGVKEVGQSRLHILKCNRYYFLNKLSLMNNKLFSKNTVCISMLGNSPGDAALLKNDSFLSTSVFGFTPYKNISNPKFIKYCLDSQKEKFASYSATTTIRKALPTYQLFLIKFPAPPPGFKD; translated from the coding sequence GTGTCACTCCCTAAAAATGAGTGGAAATTAACAACTTTAGATAAGTTAGGAAAAATATCATCTGGAAAGCCATATTCCAGAAAATATGAATTTCATCCTAAGTTACATAAAGAATCTATTTCTTTCGTTGGAGTTAAAGAAGTTGGTCAAAGTAGATTGCATATTTTGAAGTGTAATAGATATTATTTTTTAAACAAACTTTCCTTAATGAATAACAAATTATTTTCAAAAAATACAGTTTGTATTTCTATGTTAGGGAACTCACCAGGAGATGCAGCATTATTAAAAAATGATTCTTTTTTATCCACTAGTGTTTTTGGTTTTACTCCATATAAGAATATTTCTAATCCTAAATTTATTAAGTATTGCTTAGATTCTCAAAAAGAAAAATTTGCATCTTATTCCGCTACAACCACCATTAGAAAGGCCTTACCTACTTATCAATTATTTTTAATCAAATTTCCTGCGCCCCCCCCAGGGTTCAAGGATTAA
- a CDS encoding restriction endonuclease subunit S codes for MSDIVSIKRGEVSAKNSIKEGRYPFFTASKNSPERINKYSYDTNAILITITGHFLSFLYRGKFEASDHCFVLQVKNKNLFYFLFEQLKIKLQILHKEDSGILKTLRIQRLLNLNFPIPDDTILDKFNNICEDIQLKIENLNKRVESSENVKKHLLNKLFSQKIRVN; via the coding sequence TTGAGTGATATTGTCTCAATTAAAAGAGGAGAAGTTTCAGCTAAGAATTCTATTAAGGAAGGAAGATATCCATTTTTTACTGCTTCTAAAAATAGTCCAGAAAGAATCAATAAATATTCTTATGACACTAATGCCATATTGATAACAATAACTGGACATTTTTTATCTTTTCTATACAGAGGAAAATTTGAAGCTAGCGATCATTGCTTTGTTTTGCAAGTCAAAAATAAAAATTTATTCTATTTTTTATTCGAGCAATTAAAAATAAAACTTCAAATTTTGCATAAAGAAGATTCAGGAATATTAAAAACTCTCCGGATACAAAGACTGTTAAACCTAAATTTTCCGATTCCTGATGATACGATTTTAGACAAATTTAACAATATTTGTGAAGATATTCAGCTCAAAATTGAAAATTTAAATAAAAGGGTTGAAAGTTCTGAAAATGTTAAGAAACATTTACTTAATAAATTATTTAGTCAAAAAATAAGAGTTAATTAA
- a CDS encoding type I restriction endonuclease subunit R gives MSQSQQIKNIGKSQYSEGELIEKDALRLLEEELNWTVIKDNRNNKAYRWNNKTPILSEILCDSLKRLNPWINDEHTREVISILEKDIFSNFDIRINRDKYYLIRDGVDVSLKEIGNNKKKKINLIDFNNPENNTFTAVSQLKIKGYYSEDIGIPDVLGFINGIPLLFIEFKANHIDPKEGYDENYQDYLEKIPQIFAFNAFLVFSNGDKTKIGAVGSNWDYFSNWKRLKEEDEGNTDISIFLRGVCDKKNFLDLFQNFIIFKKTEKGLIKIVARNHQFLGVNLAFQSYEKRKEKEGKLGTFWHTQGSGKSLSMLFFAEKIKRKCGGNPIFIILCDRKDLESQIYETFSQIGVLDSNRDCKVESKEDLREKLKAKHSYVFSLIHKFHNASLTPIEEDREIIIIVDEAHRTQYGSMSVSMYKFLPKASRIGFTGTPLLSREEITARYFGGYISTYDFLKAIEDGVTVPLLFENRACKIKNIVNPEINAEFYREFGDSKLPSDWNHKKQLWMREDRLKNNAKDFVSYYSGAERMFMGKVMYVCLNKVACVLMKNYVQEYWKEEIERLKKLKQSLSSGSNSEEKDEEMQSIEKKIIEMEKTEMEIVFSEGKLDEEQIYEYDTDIEISKNISEREASKRFKNRNGDPDGNLKIVFVCAMWMTGFDVPCLSFLVLDKPLKAHTLMQAIARPNRVDIEKDRGFILDYLNCLPALRDALKHWGSVHGKSFFEIKDASEMIKDIKELVLNIEMFLQSKYVSLALLISSSPEKKRIMLREIKEKLLFDWTREKINEKCEKLFHELKYVVKTDLLLDIYEKADAIRAIHRTLNAGNENKKDTWQSTLTRLLRKYIRSDINRENLLKVINEQDIKEVSKLVTNSKKIKQITFEDLKNDLYIKIQKNWEDNPTTINFFKEYNEMIEKWNEDIDQQEQIFEDLVNLGKRVEEETIRFKREGFLNVQELVIYDICKTKYNGDLQKLKIFSVEFLTIMKHYLKNTFEPFNKDTTISEIKYRIKKIIFQKFPITLNWEDIQKIRDELYEYLKKIFFAEWISEK, from the coding sequence ATGAGTCAATCACAACAAATAAAAAATATAGGTAAATCTCAATATTCTGAAGGAGAATTAATTGAAAAAGATGCTCTCAGATTACTTGAAGAAGAGCTAAATTGAACTGTTATTAAAGATAATAGAAATAATAAAGCTTACAGATGGAATAATAAAACACCGATTTTATCTGAAATTCTCTGCGATTCTTTAAAAAGATTAAATCCTTGAATTAATGATGAACATACTAGAGAAGTTATTTCAATTCTTGAAAAAGATATTTTTAGTAATTTTGATATCAGAATTAATAGAGATAAATACTACTTAATAAGAGATGGAGTTGATGTAAGTTTAAAAGAAATTGGAAATAATAAGAAGAAAAAAATTAATCTTATTGATTTCAATAATCCAGAAAATAATACATTCACTGCTGTATCGCAATTAAAAATTAAAGGTTATTATTCTGAAGATATTGGGATTCCAGATGTATTGGGATTTATAAATGGAATCCCCCTTCTATTTATAGAATTTAAAGCTAATCACATCGATCCAAAAGAAGGTTATGACGAAAATTATCAAGATTATTTAGAAAAAATACCACAAATATTTGCATTCAATGCTTTTTTAGTTTTTTCTAATGGAGATAAAACTAAGATTGGCGCTGTTGGAAGTAATTGAGATTATTTCAGTAATTGAAAAAGATTGAAAGAAGAAGATGAAGGAAATACTGATATTTCCATTTTTTTGAGGGGAGTATGTGACAAAAAGAATTTTTTGGACTTATTTCAAAATTTCATAATTTTTAAAAAAACTGAAAAAGGGTTAATAAAAATAGTTGCGAGAAATCATCAATTTTTAGGAGTTAATTTAGCTTTCCAAAGTTATGAAAAAAGAAAAGAGAAAGAAGGTAAATTGGGTACTTTTTGGCATACACAGGGAAGCGGCAAAAGCTTATCCATGTTATTTTTTGCAGAAAAAATTAAGAGAAAATGCGGAGGTAATCCTATTTTCATAATTCTTTGCGATAGAAAAGATTTAGAAAGTCAAATTTATGAAACATTTTCGCAAATTGGAGTTTTAGATTCTAATCGAGATTGCAAAGTTGAGAGCAAAGAAGATTTAAGAGAAAAATTAAAAGCAAAACACAGCTATGTTTTCTCTTTAATTCACAAATTTCATAATGCTTCTTTAACACCTATTGAAGAAGATAGAGAAATAATAATTATTGTTGACGAAGCACATAGAACACAATATGGTAGCATGTCAGTTTCTATGTATAAATTTCTTCCTAAAGCATCAAGAATAGGATTTACAGGCACTCCTCTCCTTTCAAGAGAAGAAATAACTGCAAGATATTTTGGGGGATATATTTCCACTTATGATTTTCTTAAAGCTATAGAAGATGGGGTAACAGTACCTCTATTATTTGAAAATAGGGCTTGCAAAATAAAGAATATTGTAAATCCAGAAATTAATGCAGAGTTTTATAGAGAATTTGGGGATTCAAAATTACCTTCAGATTGAAACCACAAAAAACAATTATGAATGAGAGAAGATAGATTAAAAAATAATGCTAAAGATTTTGTATCTTATTATTCTGGAGCAGAAAGAATGTTTATGGGAAAAGTAATGTATGTTTGTCTAAATAAGGTTGCATGCGTATTAATGAAAAATTATGTACAAGAATATTGAAAAGAAGAAATAGAGAGATTAAAAAAATTAAAACAATCTCTTTCTTCTGGCTCTAATTCAGAGGAAAAAGATGAAGAAATGCAATCAATTGAAAAAAAAATTATTGAGATGGAGAAAACTGAAATGGAAATAGTATTTAGTGAAGGAAAATTAGATGAAGAACAAATATATGAATATGACACTGATATAGAAATTTCAAAAAATATTAGTGAAAGAGAAGCATCAAAAAGATTTAAAAATAGAAATGGAGATCCAGATGGCAATTTAAAAATTGTTTTTGTATGTGCTATGTGAATGACAGGCTTTGATGTTCCATGTTTATCTTTTCTTGTGCTAGATAAACCACTTAAAGCACATACTTTAATGCAAGCAATTGCTCGCCCAAATAGAGTAGATATAGAAAAAGATAGAGGTTTTATTCTAGATTATTTGAATTGTTTGCCTGCACTAAGAGATGCTCTAAAACATTGAGGCTCAGTGCATGGAAAAAGTTTTTTCGAAATAAAGGATGCTTCAGAAATGATAAAGGATATTAAAGAGTTAGTTCTTAATATAGAAATGTTTTTGCAAAGCAAATATGTTTCCTTAGCTCTTCTTATTAGTAGTTCTCCTGAGAAAAAAAGAATAATGTTGAGGGAAATCAAAGAAAAACTATTATTTGATTGAACTAGAGAAAAAATTAATGAAAAATGTGAAAAATTATTTCATGAGCTCAAATATGTAGTTAAAACTGATTTATTACTAGATATTTATGAAAAAGCTGATGCTATTAGAGCTATTCACAGAACTTTAAATGCTGGTAATGAGAATAAAAAAGATACATGACAATCTACATTAACTAGATTACTTAGAAAATATATAAGGTCCGATATAAATCGAGAGAATTTACTTAAGGTAATAAATGAACAAGATATAAAAGAAGTAAGTAAATTAGTAACAAATTCAAAGAAGATAAAACAAATCACTTTTGAAGATCTCAAAAATGATTTATATATAAAAATTCAAAAGAATTGAGAAGATAATCCAACAACTATAAATTTTTTTAAAGAATATAACGAAATGATTGAAAAATGAAATGAAGATATCGATCAACAAGAACAAATTTTTGAAGATTTAGTTAATTTAGGAAAAAGAGTGGAAGAGGAAACTATTCGTTTTAAAAGAGAAGGATTTTTAAATGTTCAGGAATTAGTTATTTACGATATTTGCAAAACTAAATATAATGGAGATCTTCAAAAATTAAAGATTTTCAGTGTGGAGTTTCTAACCATTATGAAACATTATTTAAAAAACACTTTTGAACCTTTTAACAAAGATACAACAATATCAGAAATTAAATATAGAATTAAAAAAATTATTTTTCAAAAATTTCCTATTACTTTAAATTGGGAAGATATTCAAAAAATAAGAGATGAACTTTATGAATATTTAAAAAAAATATTTTTTGCAGAGTGAATTTCTGAAAAATAA
- a CDS encoding restriction endonuclease subunit S codes for MTEKFDDNEWKLVTLDELGNLKTGKPAPKLSEKTKILFEGGTIPLIGCEEISKSILFIRNCNRFYNFFGLKIGKLFLKNTVCINQYGSGCGDSALLRNNSCLTNAVHGFNSFNKVSDCKFIKYYFDLPSFKKKIISLSNAVTAQPGLYLNKLLKTKILIPSFIIQQKIGDILSAYDELIENSEQQIEVFQNIRTSIFKEWFVNLRFPNNNGLSLDDLITVGGAEILKNWVILSQLKEEKFQLRILLRKEDIHFLPLQKIVQKESINILITCLQL; via the coding sequence ATGACGGAAAAATTTGACGATAATGAATGAAAATTGGTAACTTTAGATGAGTTAGGTAATTTAAAGACAGGTAAACCGGCCCCAAAATTAAGTGAAAAAACAAAAATTTTATTTGAAGGGGGCACAATTCCTTTAATTGGTTGTGAAGAAATTAGTAAAAGTATATTATTTATTAGAAATTGCAATAGATTCTATAATTTTTTTGGCTTAAAAATAGGAAAATTATTTTTAAAAAATACTGTTTGTATTAATCAATATGGATCGGGATGCGGGGATTCAGCTTTATTAAGAAATAATTCTTGCTTAACAAATGCAGTTCATGGATTTAATTCTTTTAATAAAGTTTCAGATTGTAAATTCATTAAATATTATTTTGATTTACCTAGCTTTAAGAAAAAAATAATTTCTCTATCGAATGCGGTTACAGCTCAACCAGGACTATATTTAAATAAATTATTAAAAACCAAGATTTTAATTCCTTCCTTCATTATTCAGCAAAAAATTGGTGATATTCTTTCAGCTTATGATGAGCTAATAGAAAATAGTGAGCAACAAATAGAAGTGTTTCAAAATATTAGAACTTCTATTTTTAAAGAGTGATTTGTTAATTTAAGATTTCCAAATAATAATGGATTAAGTCTTGATGACTTAATTACTGTGGGGGGGGCTGAAATATTGAAAAATTGAGTGATATTGTCTCAATTAAAAGAGGAGAAGTTTCAGCTAAGAATTCTATTAAGGAAGGAAGATATCCATTTTTTACCTCTTCAAAAAATAGTCCAGAAAGAATCAATAAATATTCTTATAACATGTTTGCAATTATAG